From the Moraxella sp. FZFQ2102 genome, the window CTGTCTAAATCAGCGACTGCCGATACTCATTGCCAATGGCGAGCTTGAAAAAACTGCAGGCATCACATTTGATCAAGACTGCCATGCCATGCTGTGCGGCAATCCGCAGATGGTTGATGATACCAAAGAAGCACTCAAGGCAAAGGGCTTAACCATGAACCGCCGCGGCGTCGGTAATATCGCTGTAGAAAATTATTGGTGACTTATGACAACTCAATTTCCATCTTTAGCAAATATCGATCAAGCCAAAACCGCGCTGATCGTCGTCGATGTCCAAAATGGCTTTATCACAGGCAATCTGGCTGTGCCAAATGCAGCGCGTATCGTGCCGATTATCAATGAAATCGCCAAGCAGTTCGACCATGTGATTTTGACGCAGGATTATCATCCGAGCAATCACATTTCATTTGCCAAGCATCACGAAGGCAAAAAGCCATTTGATACCATTGTGCTGTCGTATGGCGAGCAGGTGCTGTGGCCGAATCACTGCGAGCAAGGTACACAAGATGCCGAATTTCATGCCGATTTATCAATTCCGCACGCCGAGCTGATTTTGCGTAAGGGTTATAATGCGCAGGTGGATAGCTATTCGGCGTTCATGGAAGCAGATGGCACGATGACAGGCTTGGATGGCTATCTGAAGCAGCGCGGCATTGATACTTTGTATTTTGTTGGTATCGCGACCGATTATTGCGTGACTTGGTCCA encodes:
- a CDS encoding nicotinamidase; the encoded protein is MTTQFPSLANIDQAKTALIVVDVQNGFITGNLAVPNAARIVPIINEIAKQFDHVILTQDYHPSNHISFAKHHEGKKPFDTIVLSYGEQVLWPNHCEQGTQDAEFHADLSIPHAELILRKGYNAQVDSYSAFMEADGTMTGLDGYLKQRGIDTLYFVGIATDYCVTWSTIDAVNLGYQCTVLMDATAAIDQDGSLQDAIDDMQALGVNLDFEKFTVCQL